A window of Macrococcus sp. 19Msa1099 genomic DNA:
AAAGCTTGTAGGTGACGAACTTTCACGACATTCGCCATCTACTCCCTATCACAACATAGAATCAAACATTACAAAACATTATATATAGAACATATACCCTTCTATCGGACTGCTTTCTTTATAATGCATTAAGTCATACAATGTCGTTTCATCAAGGACTTTCTTCACCGCATCACGAATATCAATCCATAACTGTTTCTGTGCTGGCGGTTCATCTTCAATGCCCTCAACTGGTGTAATCGGTCCTTCTAACAAACGAATAATTTCACTCGTTGTCACTTCTTTCGGATGTTTCATCAACTTATAACCACCACGTGCACCACGTACACTTTTAATGAGTCCTGCATTTCTAAGTGGTCCAACAAGTTGTTCTAAATATAAGTCACTTAAATGATTTTCTTCTGCAATCGTTTTTAAGGATACAGTTTCACCTTTATCATATCGTTTCGCGAGCGATATCATTAACGTTAAACCATATCTTCCTTTAGTTGATATTTTCATTATATAGATGCTCCTTTTCAATAAATCAATTTTATCACATTTTTATGTAAAATAAGGTACACTTTATATGAAAAGGGGAGGATTTTTTGGAACCATTAGCATATAGAATGAGACCGAATACGATTGATGATATCATCGGACAGGCACATCTCGTCGGTCCCCGTGGCATTATTAGACGTATGGTTGAGTCGAAACGTTTATCCTCAATGATATTATATGGACCTCCCGGCATTGGCAAGACAAGTATCGCACAAGCCATCGCTGGAAGTACAAATGTTAAATTCAGACAATTAAATGCTGTAACAAATACTAAGAAAGATATGCAGCTCATCGCTGAAGAGGCAAAGATGAGCGGTCAAGTCATATTATTACTGGATGAAATTCATCGACTCGATAAAGGAAAACAAGATTTCTTGCTGCCGCATCTAGAAAAGGGCAGTATTATACTGATTGGTGCAACGA
This region includes:
- a CDS encoding Rrf2 family transcriptional regulator; translated protein: MKISTKGRYGLTLMISLAKRYDKGETVSLKTIAEENHLSDLYLEQLVGPLRNAGLIKSVRGARGGYKLMKHPKEVTTSEIIRLLEGPITPVEGIEDEPPAQKQLWIDIRDAVKKVLDETTLYDLMHYKESSPIEGYMFYI